One genomic segment of Actinoplanes ianthinogenes includes these proteins:
- a CDS encoding ABC transporter substrate-binding protein — translation MATGKKVVVAAAAVALGLAGCGSPSASNGSAKDDSGTITTATQAIDAAAKGPAAEIAGAVKGGTITVYSGSTPNNMDPTDIYYTDSGEIAKLLFRTPTQYDVRNGTPVLVPDLTDLGTVSADKLTWTFKLQAGLKYEDGSAVKVEDLAYAIKRSFAHDVFPDGATYQQAYFKDGDKYKGPYAGGDKFAGVETQGADTLIVHLAKPFPDLPYYMTFPLFTPIPQAKDTKQEYQSHPMATGPYKYASYTPGSELKLVRNTNWDANTDPARHQYPDGFDFKWGQDDVKTQQQVLNSAGGDANAINYVDVDASLVPQVLGDKKAQLVQGNGPCTYVWQMDTTKIPLEVRKAIAAAWPYDQTWKAAGISDLIGQKASTIMPPSVPGYTKYNPLPGLSGTGQGDPAAAKKMLEAAGKVGFEVSWFFDNTKPVSQQVSQVRADALKAAGFKVRPVGVATADLRTKISDYKSDVNMAQGPRGWCSDWPNGNSWFPVLFESSSVGNGLSWGMMQDKALDSEIESIGALPAEEAATKWGALDEKIMGMYVGIPFYYTKAGVVQGTNVGSTVVDPTQGMPFFQNMYLKS, via the coding sequence ATGGCAACAGGCAAGAAGGTCGTGGTGGCCGCCGCCGCGGTCGCCCTGGGACTCGCCGGCTGCGGCAGCCCGTCGGCCAGCAACGGGTCGGCCAAGGACGACTCCGGCACGATCACCACGGCGACCCAGGCGATCGACGCCGCCGCCAAGGGGCCGGCCGCCGAGATCGCGGGCGCGGTCAAGGGCGGGACGATCACCGTGTACTCGGGTTCGACCCCGAACAACATGGATCCGACCGACATCTACTACACCGACTCCGGCGAGATCGCCAAGCTGCTCTTCCGTACGCCCACCCAGTACGACGTCCGTAACGGCACCCCGGTGCTGGTGCCGGACCTCACCGACCTGGGCACCGTCTCGGCCGACAAGCTGACCTGGACGTTCAAGCTGCAAGCCGGCCTCAAGTACGAGGACGGCTCCGCGGTCAAGGTCGAGGATCTGGCGTACGCCATCAAGCGGTCCTTCGCCCACGACGTCTTCCCGGACGGCGCGACGTACCAGCAGGCGTACTTCAAGGACGGCGACAAGTACAAGGGCCCGTACGCCGGTGGCGACAAGTTCGCCGGCGTGGAGACCCAGGGCGCCGACACCCTGATCGTCCACCTGGCCAAGCCGTTCCCCGACCTGCCGTATTACATGACCTTCCCGCTGTTCACGCCGATCCCCCAGGCGAAGGACACCAAGCAGGAGTACCAGAGCCACCCGATGGCGACCGGCCCGTACAAGTACGCGTCGTACACCCCGGGCTCGGAGCTCAAGCTGGTCCGCAACACCAACTGGGACGCGAACACCGACCCGGCGCGCCACCAGTACCCGGACGGCTTCGACTTCAAGTGGGGCCAGGACGACGTCAAGACCCAGCAGCAGGTGCTGAACAGCGCCGGCGGCGACGCGAACGCGATCAACTACGTCGACGTGGACGCTTCGCTGGTGCCGCAGGTGCTCGGCGACAAGAAGGCCCAGCTGGTGCAGGGCAACGGCCCGTGCACGTACGTCTGGCAGATGGACACCACCAAGATCCCGCTGGAGGTCCGCAAGGCGATCGCCGCCGCGTGGCCGTACGACCAGACCTGGAAGGCCGCCGGCATCTCCGATCTGATCGGGCAGAAGGCCAGCACCATCATGCCGCCGAGCGTCCCGGGTTACACCAAGTACAACCCGCTGCCCGGCCTGTCCGGCACCGGCCAGGGCGACCCGGCCGCGGCGAAGAAGATGCTGGAGGCGGCCGGCAAGGTCGGCTTCGAGGTGAGCTGGTTCTTCGACAACACCAAGCCGGTCTCGCAGCAGGTCAGCCAGGTCCGCGCGGACGCGCTCAAGGCCGCCGGCTTCAAGGTGCGCCCGGTCGGGGTGGCCACCGCCGACCTGCGCACCAAGATCTCCGACTACAAGTCCGACGTGAACATGGCCCAGGGCCCGCGCGGCTGGTGCTCCGACTGGCCGAACGGCAACAGCTGGTTCCCGGTCCTCTTCGAGTCCTCCTCGGTCGGCAACGGCCTGAGCTGGGGCATGATGCAGGACAAGGCGCTGGACAGCGAGATCGAGTCGATCGGCGCGCTGCCCGCCGAGGAAGCCGCCACGAAGTGGGGCGCCCTCGACGAGAAGATCATGGGCATGTACGTCGGCATCCCGTTCTACTACACCAAGGCCGGCGTCGTGCAGGGCACCAACGTGGGTAGCACGGTCGTCGACCCGACCCAGGGCATGCCGTTCTTCCAGAACATGTACCTGAAGAGCTGA
- a CDS encoding ABC transporter permease, whose amino-acid sequence MLLYILRRVASSVTVVILALVTSFALFFLAPTDPAGVICGPKCTPERLADIEGSLDLDKPALEQLGSYLKGIAVGREYSSGGVERHCDAPCLGYSYTLNQPVTTLLRQALPVTFSIVLGGAVIYFSLGVLIGSVAARHRGTSLDRTVISGAQLINSVPYFVVALLVALYVTVLPDSEYHPLLTNPIAWAAGLLAAWLTLGVTNAAYYTRYARSSMVESLGQDYVRTARSKGISARRVAYRHGLRAALTPVVTILGMDIAFQLTNTLFTETIFGLPGIGLLTLRAFATYDLPVMLGSVLLGSIMLVLLNLLVDVLYTFLDPRVRLG is encoded by the coding sequence GTGCTGCTTTACATCCTGCGGCGCGTGGCGAGCTCGGTCACCGTCGTCATCCTCGCGCTGGTCACCAGCTTTGCCCTGTTCTTCCTCGCCCCGACCGATCCGGCGGGCGTCATCTGCGGGCCCAAGTGCACGCCGGAACGGCTCGCCGACATCGAGGGCAGCCTCGACCTGGACAAGCCGGCTCTGGAGCAACTCGGCTCCTACCTCAAGGGCATCGCCGTCGGCCGGGAGTACTCCAGCGGCGGCGTCGAGCGGCACTGCGACGCGCCCTGCCTGGGGTACTCGTACACGCTCAACCAGCCGGTCACCACGCTGCTGAGGCAGGCGCTGCCGGTGACCTTCTCGATCGTGCTGGGCGGCGCGGTCATCTACTTCAGCCTGGGCGTGCTGATCGGCTCGGTGGCCGCCCGGCACCGCGGCACCTCACTGGACCGGACCGTGATCAGCGGCGCCCAGCTGATCAACTCGGTGCCGTACTTCGTGGTGGCTCTGCTCGTCGCCCTCTACGTGACGGTGCTGCCGGACAGCGAGTACCACCCGCTGTTGACGAACCCGATCGCCTGGGCCGCCGGACTGCTGGCCGCCTGGCTGACCCTCGGCGTCACGAACGCCGCCTACTACACCCGGTACGCCCGCTCGTCGATGGTCGAGTCGCTCGGCCAGGACTACGTGCGTACCGCCAGGTCCAAGGGGATCAGCGCCCGGCGGGTCGCCTATCGCCACGGCCTGCGGGCCGCGCTCACCCCGGTGGTGACGATCCTCGGCATGGACATCGCGTTCCAGCTGACCAACACCCTGTTCACCGAGACCATCTTCGGCCTGCCCGGCATCGGGCTCCTGACGCTGCGCGCGTTCGCCACCTACGACCTGCCGGTGATGCTCGGCAGCGTGCTGCTCGGCTCGATCATGTTGGTGCTGCTGAACCTGCTCGTCGACGTGCTGTACACCTTCCTCGACCCGCGGGTCCGGCTCGGATGA
- a CDS encoding ABC transporter ATP-binding protein, with protein MTTLGTAVDSYLEITDLHVRFPTPDGTVTAVRGLNYSVPLGRTLAIVGESGSGKSVSSMAVLGLHDPKRTEISGSIKVGGRELVGLPERELMRFRGAGAAMIFQDPQSSLHPFFTIGDQIVESYRAHHSVSRRVARARAADMLDRVGIPNPGRRLDQYPHEFSGGMRQRAMIAMALVNDPKLLIADEPTTALDVTVQAQILDLIADLQRDFGSAVVFITHDLGVVAEIADEVLVMYAGTAVEHGTVKEVLGTPVHPYSWGLLESIPAVSGSSGMLHPIPGSPPSLLAVPSGCAFHPRCEFRDRVPAGRCATDQPEMTGAAHLSRCHLTEPARIFDTEILPRLP; from the coding sequence ATGACCACCCTAGGAACGGCTGTGGATTCTTACTTGGAGATCACCGACCTGCACGTCCGGTTCCCCACCCCGGACGGCACGGTGACCGCGGTGCGCGGGCTGAACTACTCCGTGCCGCTGGGCCGCACGCTGGCGATCGTCGGCGAGTCCGGCTCGGGCAAGAGCGTGTCCAGCATGGCCGTGCTCGGCCTGCACGATCCGAAACGCACCGAGATCTCCGGCTCGATCAAGGTCGGCGGCAGGGAACTGGTCGGGCTGCCGGAGCGCGAGTTGATGAGGTTCCGCGGCGCCGGCGCGGCGATGATCTTCCAGGACCCCCAGTCGTCACTGCATCCGTTCTTCACCATCGGCGACCAGATCGTGGAGTCGTACCGGGCGCACCACTCCGTGTCCCGCCGGGTCGCCCGGGCGCGTGCGGCCGACATGCTGGACCGGGTCGGCATCCCGAACCCCGGCCGCCGGCTCGACCAGTATCCGCACGAGTTCTCCGGCGGCATGCGGCAGCGCGCGATGATCGCGATGGCTCTGGTCAACGACCCGAAGCTGCTGATCGCCGACGAGCCGACGACGGCGCTGGACGTGACCGTGCAGGCGCAGATCCTCGACCTGATCGCCGACCTGCAACGGGACTTCGGCTCGGCGGTCGTCTTCATCACCCACGACCTCGGCGTGGTCGCCGAGATCGCCGACGAGGTGCTGGTGATGTACGCCGGCACGGCCGTCGAGCACGGCACCGTCAAGGAGGTGCTGGGCACCCCGGTGCACCCGTACAGCTGGGGGCTGCTGGAGAGCATCCCGGCGGTCTCCGGCTCGTCGGGCATGCTGCATCCGATCCCCGGCTCGCCGCCCAGCCTGCTCGCCGTGCCCAGTGGCTGCGCGTTCCACCCGCGCTGCGAGTTCCGCGACCGGGTGCCCGCCGGCCGCTGCGCCACCGACCAGCCGGAGATGACGGGCGCCGCCCACCTCTCCCGGTGCCACCTGACCGAACCCGCCCGGATCTTCGACACCGAGATCCTGCCCCGGCTGCCGTAG